The Candidatus Eisenbacteria bacterium sequence CTGGGCGCGCAGCGCCCGGTACTCGGCCTGAGCCAGTTCGGCGCGCATGCGCTCGACCTGCAGCGCCCGCTGGACCGAAACGCGGTAGAAGACGCGCGCGTACACGATCCCGCCGACCAGCAGCGAGAAAAGCGCCGAATAGAGCGCCGTGATGCGCCACGCCGCGGGGCCGTCGAGAAAGCCGTGCCAGACGAAGCGGTCCACGAGGACCGCGGAGAGCAGCGCGGCCGACATGCTGGTTCCCATGAACAGCGCGCCCTCGCGCAGCCACGGGTAGCGGCCCGCGCCCGCGCGGGCCCGCAGGCCGGGCGCGACCAGCCGCTGGATGACGAGGACGCTGAGCCGGATCACGTACGAGAAGACCAGCGCGATGAGGTACGAGATCCGGTAGGCGGGCCACGTCCCACCCCAGAGCGTGCCGAAGAACAGCGCGAACGGCACCGCCCACAGGATCGGCGTCCACAGGACTTCCCACGGAAACGGCCGGCGGCCGTGCGCGGGCGGGACGGAGGGGAACGAGCTCATGCGCGCCATTGGACGACCGATTTCCCGGACCGCAAACGCCCGGCCCGACGAACCGTCGTTCGGGCGGGACGAACGGTAGCGGCCCGTCGCGAACGGGCGCTCAGCCCCGCGAAACAGGTCGCTCGAGCACGCGCAACACCATCACGGTGATGTCGTCCCCGGGTTCGACCCCGTCGAGCCAGGCGCGCACGCCGGCGAGCACGTGCTCGACGAGCTGCTCCGCGGACAGCTCCCGGGGCGCCGCGTCGAGCAGGGCGTAGAGTCGTTCCTCGCCCAGCATCTCGCCGTCTTCACGCTCGGCCTCGGTCACGCCGTCGGTGTAGAAGACGATCCGGTCGCCGGGCGCGAGCGTGAGCGCCTCCTCTTCGTAGACCGGGCCGTCGAGCATGCCGACGACGCAGCCGCCCCGCTCGAGCAGCTCGCGCTCGCCGCGGGCGCGCTGCAGCACGGGAAAGTTGTGCCCGGCGTTCGTGAACCGGAACCCCAGCGTCGGCTCGTCCACCACGGCGAGGAAGAAGGTCGCGAACTGCCCGGTGCTGACGCGCTGGCAGGCCAGTTCATTGAGCCGTCGCATCATCGCCGCCGGGGACTCCACCACGCCCGCCTGCGTGCGCACCGAAGCCTGCAGCATGCTGGAGAGCAGCGCCGCGGGCACGCCCTTGCCCGACACGTCGGCGATCGCGAGCACCACGTGTTCCTCGCCGACCGGGACGACGTCGTAGAAGTCTCCGCTCACCTGCTTCGAGGAGACGTTGACGGCATGGACCTCGATGCGCGAGCGCTGCGGAAACTCCGAGAGCAGGAACGAACGCTGGATGCGGCGCGCGAGCAGCAGTTCACGGTCGGCTCCCGACTTCTCCATGGCTTCGCGGTGGAACATGACCGCGAGCGAGACGCCGAGCATGAGGGTTCCGAACAGCAGGCAGTAGACCAGCACCGTGATCAGCGAGCGAATCCCCGAGAGGAATCCCGGCACGAACGTGTAGTTGAGAATCAGGGCCGCGGCGATGGCGGCGAGGATCGCGAGGCCCATGTACGTGGCCGAAAGCGTGATCGTGCCCCGTGTCGCGCTCCGCGCGTTCGCGAGGATCCCCGGCTGGAGGAAGTGCTTCGTCGTCCACGACGCGAGCATCTCGAGGATGGTGAACACGAACGAGACGGCGTAGAAGCCGCCGAACGCGGCGAACGGCGAGCCTGAGACGATCACGAAGAAGCCGGCGAACGGCAGCGAGACGAGCGGCACCATCAGCACCATCCGCAGCAGGTCCGCCAGCGGTCCGCGGGTCCGGGCGGGCTTCTTCCTGGCCACGTTCAGGCCTCCTCAGGGGGCGAGCCGCTCGCGCGTCCAGCGCGAGCCGCGGCGGCGGTAGAGGATGCGGTCGTGCAGCCGGTCGGCGCGGCCCTGCCAGAACTCGATGCGCGATGGCCGAAGGCGCCAGCCGCCCCAGTGCGCGGGACGCGGCACCGGTTCGCCGGCGCAGTCCTCGGCGGCGAGCGCGAAGCGGCGCTCGAGCACCCCGCGGCCGCGGATCGCGCGGCTCTGGTCCGAGGCCAGCGCCCCGAGCTGCGCGCCCCGCGGGCGTTCCTGCCACAGAACCTCGCTCTCGCGCCCCGGAAGTCTCGCGAGCCGGCCCTCGACGCGGACCTGCTTCTGAAGCGCGGGCCAGTAAAAGAGCAGCGCGCCGGCCGGATTGGCGGCGAGTTCCCGCCCCTTGCGACTGGAGTAGTTGCCCGCCAGGACGAACCCTCGCGGACCCCACGACTTGAGCAACATCATCCGGCAGGAGGGGTGCCCGCGGCGATCGGCGGTCGCGAGCGCGACGGCCTGCGGGTCGGCGCCGCCCAGCGCCAGGACCGCCCGGAACCAGCGGCCGAAGAGCGGGAAGGGTTCGCCCGGGGCGTTGCGCTCGGAAAGGCGGGCGAGCCGGTACTCGGTGCGTGGGGTGCGGACGCGCATCGCCGCACGCTACACGCGCCCTCGCGGGCCGTCCAAGCGGCGAACGTTCCGCTTGACAGCTTCGCGCCAGGGAGCTATTCACTCCCGGGTGTGAACCAAGCTTCACTGTGTTGAAGCCACTTTACTGATGCGCATGCTTGCGCCCGCCCTCGCCGAATCCGAGTGGCTTTCGTTCGGACCGAGGGTTGCCGTTCGCGCCATCCCACCATCCCACCGCCGACGCCTGAGCGGGTGAGAAAGCGAGTCCCCGATGCCCAAGCGAATGTCGCTGCCGACGCTCCTGTTGCTCGCCCTGCTGCCGGCGTTCGTGCCCGCGACGACCGGCGCCGCGCCCTCCGATTCGATCGGCGTGCTCGTCATGGCCCACGGCGGCGAGCCCGAATGGAACGCCGCCGTCGAGAAGACCGCCGAAGCCCTGCGCGCGAAGTGGCCCACCGAGGTCGCGTTCGGAATGGCGGACCCGGCGACACTGCAGTCGGGCGTGAACGCGCTCGAGGCGAAGGGCGTCCGCCGCATCGTGGTCGCGCGGCTGTTCCTCTCGGACGGCTCGTTCCTGCACCAGACCGAATACCTGCTCGGTCTGCGCCCGGACGCCCCGGAGAAGTTCCTCCTGCACTCGCATGGCGGTGCGCACGCGGCGGGTGGCGGAGCGATGGCCGGCGCCGGTCAGGATGCGCACGCCGGGCACGGGATGCCCATGGCGCACGGCGCGCACGCGGGCCACGACGGTCACCCGGAGGCGGACAAGGCGCAAGCGCCGGCGGCGCCCTCGCCGATCACGCACACGGCGAGCCTCGCGATCACGCGTGGCGGCCTCGACGAGTACGCCGGCACGGGCGAAATCCTGGCGGAACGCGCCCGGGCCCTGTCGAAGGACCCCCGCACGGAGGTCGTCGTCCTGCTGGCGCACGGCGCGGGCGACGAGGCCGAGAACGACGCCATCCTCTCCCGACTGTCCGGGTACGCCGGCGCGATCCGGACCGCGGCGGGATTCGCGGACGTGCGCGGCTTCACCCTGCGCGAGGACTGGCCGGCTTCCCGGGCGCCCTCCGAGCGGGCGATCCGGGACTACGTCGCGGCCCACGCGCGCTCGGGGCAGCGCGTGCTGGTCGTGCCCTTCCGGCTGTTCGGATTCGGTCCCTATCGCGACGTGCTGAAGGGCCTCGAGTACCGCTCGGATGGAACCGGCCTGCTGCCGCACGCCGCGGTGGCGGAATGGCTCGCCTCGCGCGTGCGCGCGACGCTCGATCAGCAGGGCTGGGCGAAGGCCGCGGACGCCGGCGAAGTCATCGGCGGCGCTTCGGCGGCGCGTTCGGAGCGCTGAGGCCGAAGTTCCGGGAGATCAGAACTCGAGCGACAGCTGCGACAGGAACAGGTCGAAGGACTGCTGGCCGTCCGCCTGGTCCAGCCGCGTGCGCTGCCAGGAGGCCTTGAGCGCGGCTTTCCGCGAGAGCCGGTAGCCGAGTCCGCAGTCGAGCCGGTCCACGTCGTCGTCCCACGGGCGCGTGACCGCGCCGGCGGTGAGGTCGGAGTGGCGCATGAGCCCGGCGCGCGCGGCCAGCCACACACCCGAGTCGAAGCCGTAGCGCGCTTCCGCGTAGCCGCCGGTCGAACGAAGCGTGCCGCAGTAGGCGGTCTCGAACGCGTTCGAGAAGGCCTCGGCGCGCAATTCCACCCGGCCGCGCTCGAAGGCGAAATCGGCCATGCCGAGCGTCTGGAGATAGTCGGCCTCGGTCCGGTTTGTGGGCAGCGAGTAGCGGACCCACTTGCCGAGATACGACCCCTGCGCCCCCGAGAGCCCGAAGCGGAAGCCCGCGGTGGGCACGAAGCCGAGGCGCCCCTGCACGGCCTTGCCGTGGTTCACGTCCTCTCCAGGGGAGCCCCAGCCGGGCGCGCTGTTCGTCATCCCGAGCGAGAACTCGAAGGGCGCGACGCTGCCGAGCGCGACGAGGCCGAAGTCCCAGCCGTAGTCGTCCACGACCGGCATGCCCGGCGCGCCGGGTCCGCCGCCGTAGTCGGCGCCTTCCCAGCCGGTGCCGGCGGCCGCCAGCAAGGCCGCCGGGGACAGCGGCACCTCGTCCCAGCGCAGCGAACCGTGATGCTGGTACATGAGCGGCGCGGTGATGAGCGGATTGCGGTTCGAGTAGGTGCGCGGAGCCCACACACCGATCGGCGCGGGGATCTTGCCCGCCATGAGGTGCAGGTCGCGCTGCGGCCACGGCGTGACGAGCGCGTAGGCTCCATCCAGGGCGAAATCGTCCTGCGAGAAGATGACCTGCGTGAAGACGTCGATGTTCGGCGAGGCGCTGCCCTCGACGAACAGCCGTACTCGCTGCGATTCGAGCGGAGAGCTCTCGTCGTCGAAGCGGGCGATCTCGGCCGCATGCGTGTCGTTGTGCAGGACCAGGTCCAGCAGGCCGCGCACGCGCAGGCGCGGAGTCTCCTCGGCGCGCAGCGGCGCGGTGGCGAGCAGCGCGCCGGCCGCCAGCAGGGTCAGGGAAGTGAGCCTCGTCCGGGTTCGCATGGTCGGTCTCCTTGCTCAGGCGGCGGCCGCGCCGGGACTCTGGACCGCGGGCAGCACGAGGGTGAACGTGCTGCCCTGGTTCTCACGGCTTTCGGCCCGCAGCCAGCCGTCGTGCGCGCGGGCGATGCCGCGCGCGATGGACAGGCCGAGGCCGAGCCCGGCCGAATTGAACTCGAGGGTGTTGGACGAGTGGTGGTTCGCCGAGTCGCGAACCGGTGACTGGCGTTCGAGCAGCTGTTCCAGCCGGCGGGGGGGGATGCCGACGCCGGTGTCGCGCACCTCGATGTACAGTTGCCGCTCGTCGGAGCGCGCCCAGACCAGCACCTGTCCGCCGTCGGGCGTGAAGCGGATGCCGTTGCGGACGAGATGTCCGACTGCGTCGCGCAGCCGCGCGCCATCCACGTCGGCGAACACCGCGCCGGCGCTGATCGCGCACTCGACCCGCACGGCGCGCCCGCGCGCCTCGGCCAGGGCGTCCGCGACGGCGCCGCGCAGGATCGGCTCGAGGTCCTGGCGCTCGCGCTCGAGGACGAGGCGGTCCTCGCTGATCTGCGCCATGCGCGTGGCGTCCTCGGCGATGCGGGAGAGCGTCGAGACGCTCCGGCCGATGGCCTCGAGCGCGCGCCGCTGGGCGTCGCTCACCGGGCCGAGCGCGCCGCCGCCGAACAACTCCTGGAAGCCCTGGATGACCGTGATCGGGGTGCGCAGCTCGTGCGAGGCGACGGACAGGAACTCACGCTTGACCCGCATGCTCTCCTGCAGGCTTTCGACGACCTTGCGTTGCTGTGCCCGCATGTCCACGAACCGTTCGGCGAGGTAGCTCACCTCGTCGCTGCCCCGGGCTTCGAGGGGAAAATCGTAGTCCCCGCGTTCCATCGCCTCGGCGGCGCGCACGATCCGGTCGATGGGCGAAGTGATCCGCTGCGCGATCACCAGCCCGGCCGCCAGGGCGAGGGCGACGGCGACCAGACCCAGAGCCAGCAGGCCGGTGTGAATGCGGCGCAACACCGCGGTCTCGTCACGCAGCGAGCGCTGCATGACGTAGCCGTGCCGGACCGCGACGGGGGAATCCGGCAGCGGACGCGCCACCGCGAGCCAGGTGTCGCCGCCG is a genomic window containing:
- a CDS encoding serine/threonine-protein phosphatase, which translates into the protein MARKKPARTRGPLADLLRMVLMVPLVSLPFAGFFVIVSGSPFAAFGGFYAVSFVFTILEMLASWTTKHFLQPGILANARSATRGTITLSATYMGLAILAAIAAALILNYTFVPGFLSGIRSLITVLVYCLLFGTLMLGVSLAVMFHREAMEKSGADRELLLARRIQRSFLLSEFPQRSRIEVHAVNVSSKQVSGDFYDVVPVGEEHVVLAIADVSGKGVPAALLSSMLQASVRTQAGVVESPAAMMRRLNELACQRVSTGQFATFFLAVVDEPTLGFRFTNAGHNFPVLQRARGERELLERGGCVVGMLDGPVYEEEALTLAPGDRIVFYTDGVTEAEREDGEMLGEERLYALLDAAPRELSAEQLVEHVLAGVRAWLDGVEPGDDITVMVLRVLERPVSRG
- the pdxH gene encoding pyridoxamine 5'-phosphate oxidase; the encoded protein is MRVRTPRTEYRLARLSERNAPGEPFPLFGRWFRAVLALGGADPQAVALATADRRGHPSCRMMLLKSWGPRGFVLAGNYSSRKGRELAANPAGALLFYWPALQKQVRVEGRLARLPGRESEVLWQERPRGAQLGALASDQSRAIRGRGVLERRFALAAEDCAGEPVPRPAHWGGWRLRPSRIEFWQGRADRLHDRILYRRRGSRWTRERLAP
- a CDS encoding HAMP domain-containing protein gives rise to the protein MRLGLRGKILLFTVPPLLSLTLASLWRVDQDVSEQVHRQVRDDLQRASASFENMLRARAGALAVEGGVIVRDPKFFSVVSLPASWKDEQFRATVAGVAADFERITRADVFAVLDARGHVLASVGRYALSPEWLASTAANGHTESWAVGEGGIQLQVVGTPVLADGRVVGLLVLGTAVDGALARDLRELSRSEVTFLVDGRATGTTLQEPADLAAAHAAALASERSARRGEPPPGVHEHAAGGDTWLAVARPLPDSPVAVRHGYVMQRSLRDETAVLRRIHTGLLALGLVAVALALAAGLVIAQRITSPIDRIVRAAEAMERGDYDFPLEARGSDEVSYLAERFVDMRAQQRKVVESLQESMRVKREFLSVASHELRTPITVIQGFQELFGGGALGPVSDAQRRALEAIGRSVSTLSRIAEDATRMAQISEDRLVLERERQDLEPILRGAVADALAEARGRAVRVECAISAGAVFADVDGARLRDAVGHLVRNGIRFTPDGGQVLVWARSDERQLYIEVRDTGVGIPPRRLEQLLERQSPVRDSANHHSSNTLEFNSAGLGLGLSIARGIARAHDGWLRAESRENQGSTFTLVLPAVQSPGAAAA